GACGCATATCATGAATCTCACGTTCATCTTTTCCTGTCAAATCGGCAATCACATTGTCTGGGAATTCAATTCTCTTTGCTTCTTTTAAAAGCTCTGGTGTGAGTTTCTCTGTTCTCAGTCTTTCTTCCATCTCTGTAATAATCGCAAATTTATCGATAAACCAGATATCAATCTTTGTAATATCATGAATCGTCTCATATGACACTCCGCGGCGGATTGCTTCTGCTATTCTCCACATTCTCATATCATCTACTATATGAAGTTCTTCCATCAGATCATCATCTGACAGATTTGTAAAATCATAAGACATAAGACTGTCTACATGCTGTTCCAGAGAACGTATTGCTTTCATTAATGCACCTTCAAAGTTATCACAGATACTCATAACTTCTCCGGTTGCTTTCATCTGAGTTGTCAATGTTCTCTTTGCACTGATAAATTTATCAAATGGAAGTCTTGGGATTTTTACTACGCAATAATCAAGCATTGGTTCAAAGCTTGCATATGTTTTATGTGTGATTGCATTTTTAATCTCATCCAAAGTATAACCAAGCGCAATTTTGGCAGCTACCTTTGCAATCGGATAACCTGTCGCTTTGGAAGCCAAAGCAGAAGAACGGCTTACACGTGGATTTACTTCAATTACACAATATTCAAATGAATCCGGATTCAAAGCATACTGTACATTACATCCACCTGTGATATTCAATTCGCTGATGATATTTAATGCAGAAGTACGGAGCATCTGATACTCTTTATCTCCCAATGTCTGCGATGGTGCTACTACAATACTATCTCCTGTATGAACTCCGACAGGATCAATATTTTCCATATTACATACTGTAATGCAGTTTCCTTTACTATCACGCATCACTTCATATTCGATTTCTTTCCAGCCGGCGATACATCTCTCAACCAAAACTTGTCCTACTCGAGAAAGACGAAGACCATTTTCCAAGATCTCGATAAGCTGCTGTGAATCATGGGCGATACCACCTCCGCTTCCTCCTAATGTATATGCCGGACGAAGTACAACCGGATAACCGATGCTATTTGCAAATGCAAGACCATCCTCTACATTCTCGACAACAAGTGAAGCTGCTACAGGCTCCCCGATTTTTTCCATTGTAGCTTTAAATTCAAGACGGTCCTCCGCCTTTTTAATTGTCTCTGAAGTTGTACCGATCAAACGAACATTATTTTCCTTTAAAAATCCTGCCTCTTCCAATTCCATTGCAAGATTGAGTCCTGCCTGTCCTCCAAGTGTTGGAAGCACACTGTCAGGCTTCTCTTTTTTGATCAGCTGCTCAACTACTTCTATTGTAAGTGGTTCGATATATACGCGGTCTGCAATATCTTTATCTGTCATGATGGTCGCCGGATTTGAATTCAAAAGAACAACTTCAAGACCTTCCTCTTTTAATGAACGACATGCCTGTGTTCCTGCATAATCAAACTCTGCTGCCTGTCCGATAACAATCGGACCTGAGCCAATAACCAATACTTTTTTTATACTATTATCTCTAGGCATTATTTGACTCCTCCCATCATATTAATAAATCTGTCGAATAAGTATCCTGAATCCTGTGGTCCAGGGCAAGCCTCCGGATGGAACTGTACAGTGAAAATATTCTTTCCTACATATGCAAGTCCTTCATTTGTTCCATCATTAACATTTACAAATGCCGGTACTGCAATATTGGAATCTACGTTTTCAGCATCTACTACATAACCATGGTTCTGTGATGAAATATATACACGACCTGTCTGTAAATCTTTTACCGGATGATTTCCACCTCTATGTCCATATTTTAACTTGTGTGTAGACGCACCTGTAGCAAGGGCCATCAACTGATGTCCTAAACAAATAGCAAATATTGGAATATCTGTATTGTATAATTTCTTGATTTCTTCGATAATAGATGTGCAATCTGCCGGATCTCCAGGTCCATTGGATAACATAATTCCGTCAGGATTAGAAGAAATGATTTCTTCTGCTGTTGTATGTGCCGGATAAACAGTCACCTCACAACCGCGTTCATTTAATGATTTTGCAATATTATTCTTTGCTCCAAGATCTAAAAGGGCAACTTTTTTCCCTGTTCCCTCTAATGTATACTTCTCATCGCAGGTTACTTTAGAAACGACATCACCTACTGTGTAAGCTTTTAATTTAGGAAGAATCTCTTCTAAATTATAATTTTCGTTTGTTGTAATCATTCCATTCATGGTACCCTTTTCTCTTAAAACTTTAGTAAGAGCACGAGTATCAATACCAGCAATTCCCGGAATATCCTGTTCTTTTAAGAAATCCTGAATTGTTCCCTGGCATCTAAAATTACTAGGAATACGAGATAATTCTTTAACAATATAACCGTCCGGCCATGCCTTTCTCGATTCCATGTCTGGTGTAATTCCATAATTACCAATCAGTGGATAGGTCATCACAACGGCCTGTCCCGCATAAGAAGGGTCCGTTAACACCTCTAAATATCCTGTCATTGAGGTATTAAATACGATTTCACTGATCATATCCTTTGTTGAACCTATGCTTGTTCCAGTAAACACGGTTCCGTCTTCTAAAATTAGAAACGCTTTCATCTGTTCATCTGCTCCCTTCATCTTATTGTGCTATTTTCTTTAAGCATTATAACCTTTATTGTTTTACTTCTGCTCAAATTGTTAAGATTATACTATATCCTTTTTTATAATTCAACCGATTTCTAACAGCTTTTTTTTTTGATTTATCTAAAAATTTTTTAGATATTTTCAGCTATAAGAATTTCTAAATTTCTATAATTAGTCATTCTTATAGCTGTCATTTTATCTAAGCTCTGCGATTCTTGATACTCCTACATAAATTTCTGATATTTTATACCAGGTACGATAATCTACCACTCCGGTTTGAGGTAATCCAAATACAGATTGAAAAACACGAACAGCTTCTGCTGTCGCCGGTCCATATATCCCATCCACTGCAATTTTAGGAATTAACGGATAGGCTTCTGCCACCACATTTAATTGTTCTTGTATCTGCCGTACTTTCTCCCCGCTCGCCCCATTTTCCAGATCATATCCCGGCCATGATGAAGGAACCCCTGACACCTCCTGCGCTGTATTAATATAAATATCATCGCCATAATAATATCGCAGGATTTCTATTGCCGAATACCCCTGTTCTCCAAGACTTTGACTGCCCCATTGTGTTAACCAGTTCGGACACTGCACCCTTCTGCCGTCACAATACTGTGTTAATATCGGCTGTCTTACATTCGGTCTGGACAAATAATCTGCAAAAAGTTCATCTACAATAGTTGATATCGTATCGAAATAATTTCGATTAGGAATCCATTTATGGTCAAATGCTGTAGATGATGTGATTGTAAAATCGTATCCCCGATTACGATAGTATTCTGTATAAACGCGATTTAACGTAAAAGACATAATTGCCAGCACATTTGCCCTAATTGCATTCTCTGTCCATGTCGCATATATTTCACTCGATGCAACATTTTTAATATAATCTTTGTATTTCACATAGTAATTTGTGGCTGTGCTGTCCCGTGGCGAACCATCGTGTACAATAACATATTCAGGGATTACTACTCTGCTAAGTACAATTTCCCCGCTTTCATCAATTGGCTTTATTTCATCTTCCGGAATTTTAGGTGGGTATTCTCCGTATAATGTATGTGCCGGAATAACATACACTTCCGGCTCTGCATCTTCTATGAGCGGATGCAGTCGTACATCCTGCAGTGCTGTAACATCTGCTAAAATCTCAGCTCCTGCTATGCTGATTGGTTCAAATCCCGGAGCATTCACCTGCAATGTATATTCTGAATATGGCTGCTCCTCTATTGTCTGGTCCAGACTATATTCCAATGGCGGCGCATCCAGCTCCACAACCTCTGTCTGCCCTACCTGGTTCGTCTGCAATTGTTCTAGTGTACTATTTGGCACACCCGTATAAGAGATTGAAATTGTCGCATTTTCAATAGGATAAGCTGTAATTTCTGATGTTACATTAATTTGCAGCCTGCCCCTGTCCACTGCCTGGTCTTTATTTCGCTGCACACCTTCCTGCATCATTTTCACCAGCATAAACGATTACCCTCTTTGATACTGTTCTTATGATTTTTACAAACAGTAATATCTACTTTCATACACTCTCTGCTTAGTATATGTTTCCCACTTCCACTTTGTGCATTTTTTATTATTTTTTACGCAGCACATCATACGCTGCCCTATCTTTCTATTTCTCCTGTCAACTCTTTGATTACATCCTCAACATGCATCATTTCCTGGATTTTTCCTACATTGGAGCCGCAAAATATCAATCCATGCTCTACATCACCTTTCACTGCATCTACCAATGCCTTTGTTATACAGTATGGAACTTCTGCAGGATTACATTTTGCCAGACATTGATAGCATTTTTGAATTTTACATTTTTCTTTTTCTGTCTTTTCCACAAATGCGTTGCGTACTGCACGCCCCGGCAATCCAACCGGACTTTTAATTATTTGTACGTCTTCTTCTTTTGCATGCAAATATGCCTGCTTATACGCCTCAGAAGCATCACATTCATAGGTTGCAACAAATCTGCTTGCAACCTGTACTCCATCTGCTCCTAATTCGAATGCATGCTTCACATCTTTGTACTCAAAAACACCACCTGCCATAATCACAGGTATATTACATTGGTATTTTTCTTCATACTCTTTTTTTAATTTAATAATTTTCTGTATCTCTTCGTCCATTGCAGCCTGTCCTTTTTCATTGGCCTGCTCCATACTTTCTTTATCTTTTTTCTGCAAATAACCATATTCTTCCAACTCATCCATGTGAAAACCAAGATGTCCTCCTGCTGCAGGACCTTCCACTACAATAAAATCTGCTGTTCGCTTGTATTTTCTGTCCCACTGACGGAAAATAAGCCTGCATGCTCTTGCACTTGATACAATAGGTGCAATTTTAGTTTCACTTCCTTTCACTAATTCCGGAAGCTCCAGCGGTAACCCCGCCCCGCAAATTATTACATCACTACCTGCTTCCACTGCAGCTTTAACATGTTCCTGATAATGCTTCAATGCAACCATTACATTGACACCGATCAGTCCATGACATTCTCCATTCTCGTCTTTAGCAATTTCTTTTGCACGTTCAATATGCTTACGTATTGCCTTTAGATTTGCTTTTGCCTGATCCTTTTCAAATCCTTCTTCATCATAACCAATCTGTGCTGTGGAAATAATTCCGACACCGCCTTCTTTCGCCACTGCTCCTGCCAGTGAAGAACGGCTGACACCAACCCCCATTCCCCCCTGGATAATCGGAATTCTTGCTTCTTTCCCTCCGATTTTTAAACTTGGAAATTTTTCTCTTATTTTATTCATTTGATTACCCCATTTATATTTATTTTGATATTAAAACTATTTTATAATATAAGTATTTTCTTTTAAAATGTCAAGCTAATCTTGTTTTTATTTCTTTTTTATATGGTTTTAAATACTATATTCTTGCCGGTAAATTATTTTCAGAAAAAAAAGAAGCAGAACACACTCTATGTACTCTGCCTCTTATATCTTCTCTTTTGTTGTTTATTTTCTATTTTTTTCGTAAATAATCTGCAGCCCTTTTAATAACAGCTCCTCGTCTATTATCATCTTTCTCTTGCAATATGGGACTACTTTATTCGCCAGACCACCGGTTGCAATGACCGTTATTGATTGTCCGAGCTCTTCTTCCAAACGATCAATAATACCATCTAATGCTGCTGCATTTGAATAAATAACTCCGCTCTTCATACAATCTATCGTATTTTTACCGATTATTTTCTTCGGAGCTTCCAGACCAATTCCCTGAAGCTGAGATGCATTGGAAGTTAATGCATTCAATGAAACATTGATTCCGGGATAAATCATACCTCCCAGATAATTTTTCTTCGCATCAATGACACAAACTGTTGTAGCCGTTCCAAGATCACATACTGCAAGTGGAGTTGGATACTGTGCAATTGCAGCTACTGCTCCTGCCACAAGATCGCTTCCAAGCTGGGATGGATTATCAATCAAAATATTTAATCCAGTTTTTACTCCCGGACCGATAACTAACGTTTCTCTTTTCAGAATCTTCTCTGCAGCTTCTTTAACCACATAAGTAATCTGTGGAACTACGGAGCAGATAATTGCCCCATCTAATGTCTCCACATCAATCTCATGAATATCAAGTACCATCTTAATATCAATTGCATATTCCAATTCCATTTTCGTCTTGTTTGTGGCAAGTCTTTCAATAAAATATGTCTTTTGATTGTCTACACATCCGAGAACAATATTTGTATTGCCTATATCAATTGCTAAAATCATATGAATTCTCCTTCTTTTATTAACAAATCCAATTTGTCTTTGTAAATTATAACATGTCAATTTAAAGTTCAAAAGTATTATTCTTTCACTTTTCCATTTTTTACTTTTTGATAAAAAACAATCGTCAATACTGTTGCAACAATCCAACCAAACGGCCATGCCATCCAAATTCCTGTACTACCGAAACGAGATGATAAAACAAGTGCGAAACAAATTCGCAGAATCAGATCCGGTACTGTTGCGATAATGAAATACATCATGGCGCCTGCACCTCTGATAATTCCGTCCGTCATCAATTTTACCGCTATAATAAAATATAGTGGAGAAACAATTCTTAAAAAAGCGATTCCTGCCTGGATTGCTTCCATGCTTCCATCATCTAAAAATAATCCCATCATCTGACGACTAAATATAAAATACAATATAAAAAATGGAATCACTGTAATCTCTGACAGTTTAACTCCTGTTTTAAACCCCAATGGAATCCGTTCCTGCTTTCCTGCTCCAATGTTTTGTGCTGTATAACTAGATAAACAAGAACCCAGACACATAAATGTATTGATTGCAAATGTATTTAGCTTGATTGCTCCCGAATATCCGGCAATCACCGATGAGCCAAATCGATTCACAATATCTTGAACAAATAAATTTCCTACACTTAATACACTTTGCTGAATAATACTCGGAACTGCAATTTCTATAATCTGCCACAATAAGTGTTTATCCACAAATGGCTGTTTTTCATTTGATATATGCCTAAGTCGCACAGACATTGTAACAAGAGCAAAAATCGCTGCACCTCCCTGTGCTATAAATGTTGCCCAGGCAACTCCGGCAACTCCCCAGTAAAGCTTTGCAACAAATATGTAATCTAATATGATATTTCCGATTGATGAGCCAATCAAAAAATATAACGGTGTCTTTGAATCTCCCCATGCTGTAAATACACCTGTGCAAACATTATAAAACATCAGAAAGAAAAAGCCGAACACATAGATCCGTAAATATAAAATTCCTTCTGCCATAATGTTTTCCGGCGTATGTATCGCACTCATCATCCATCTACAACAAAACACCCCAAATATACAAAGTATCATGCTAAGCAGCAAGCACGCCGTCAATGCAGTGGTCACTGCACGTTTGACACCCTTTTTATCTCCTGCCCCAAACAAACGTGAAACAACTACCGATGTTCCGAGATTCATTCCTACAGCAAAAGCCATAAAAATGATTGTAATCGGATAAGATGCCCCGACAGCTGCCAATGCATCCTCCCCTGCAAATCTTCCGACGATCACACTGTCTGCAATATTATAAAACTGTTGAAACATCACACTTATCATCATTGGCAACAGAAACTTCCATAATGTTTTATCAGGATGTTCCTTTGTCAGATCCATTACCATTCTTATCCCTCCCTCTGCCACTGTTTTTATATTCAAGAATGCCTCTGCATTCTTGCTGCGAGATGCGCGTCATGCAATGCATGACATACTTCTTCTGCGCATCTCTGCAATCCTGCCGGAGGCTATATCAGATGGGGGATTGACTCCCACCACTGATACTGATTTATTACTCGCCACCTACAGAGGTGGGAGTCATCTCACATCTGATATAAAACAGTAACATTTTTCATTGTATCACTTCTTTATATAAATGATAACATATTTTACAAAGATATTTTTACAAGATATTTTAATTCCCATCTGGTCATATGGACATGAAATTGCTATAATCAGAATATTAAGATTTTCAATTTAATTGAATTTCAAACTTATAAACAGACTCAATTAGCATTACACAAGGAGAATGAATCATGCCAGTATTTGATTTTAATGACACAACAGACGCTAAAAACAAATCCATTTGTACCTATACAACATTTCAATCCAGTGAATCTGACCCTTCCCCGGAAAAACCGATTATGTTACTTGATAACACAAGTAGAAAATGGGAGCATTATTCCTGTGGTGTTTTCACTAACCCTGTAAAGCGTACTTCCTTTGAATTTGATACAGAAGAAGGTACTTATACAGCAGATATTCTTCAAATCGACAGCCGCTTTGTAAGTCTTTTAAAATGGCTTGGACAGAACCATATCAACGTTCGCTTATCAGGAGAAAACCGACCAGATGGCTATGCGATATATCGTATACGTGAAATTGCATTTGGAGGAGGCACAAAGCTTTCAGCTGAAGATGGTTTTTTACAGTTTATGATTGACCGTCTTTTAGCAAGCAGTGCCCCTACAGAGGAAGCTGAAGATGAAGAAGCAATGGAGGACGGCGATGAAATGAAGCTTACAAGTCTTCAGAGCATCACTGACTTCATGACTTGTGCAGGTCGTACACTGCCAGATAATATCCGGCTCTGGGCAAGACGTAACCTTGCTGTTGCCCGTTCACACGAAGTTTCTCCTGAAGAGCGCCGCCATGCACAACGTGCACTTTCCATTATGATGAATATCCAATGGAAAAATAATTATTTTGAGGCAATTGATCCTGTTGAAGCACGACGCATCCTTGATGAAGAATTATACGGCATGGAACGTGTAAAACAACGTATTATTGAAACAATCATTCAAATTAACCGAACACATACACTCCCTGCGTATGGACTTTTACTGATTGGTCCTGCCGGAACCGGTAAATCACAGATTGCCTATGCCGTAGCACGTATTCTGAAACTGCCTTGGTCAAGTCTGGATATGAGTTCCATAAATGACCCGGAACAGTTGACAGGAAGCTCACGTATTTATTCCAATGCAAAACCGGGCATTATCATGGATGCTTTCTCTATGGCAGGAGAATCTAATCTCGTTTTCATCATTAACGAATTAGATAAGGCTTCTTCCGGAAAGGGAAATGGAAATCCTGCCGATGTACTCTTAACATTACTCGACAACCTTGGATTTACTGATAACTATCTTGAATGTATGATTCCTACTTCCGGTGTTTATCCGATTGCAACGGCCAATGATAAAGATCAGATCAGTGCTCCTTTGATGTCACGTTTTGCAGTAATTGAATTACCGGATTACACTATCGAAGAGAAGAAAGTCATCTTCTCAAAATTTGCACTTCCAAAGATTTTAAAGAGAATTGGATTAAAGGAGAATGAATGTATTATTCCTTCTGATGCTTTGGATGAAATTATGAAAATCTATACAAACACTTCCGGAATACGTGATCTTGAACAGGCAGCTGAACATATTGCAGCGCACACACTCTATCAAATTGAAGTGAATCACGTTACTTCTGTTACATTTACAGCAGATATGATTCGAAAACTGCTTGTATAAAAACATATAAAATATTCGTTATTTCTTAATTTAAAAAAGATGATGTTGCCAAGCTTATAAAGAAAGCTTAAACAACATCATCTTTTTATTTCATTTTATTAATCAGCAATATAAACTTTTCCGAAATTAAATTTAAAACCTCTGTTATATTTCATTTCCTGCTTGATATCCACTGCGGATAGCTACCGAAATATCTGCTGTTCTTTCACCACTACAGTCTCCAACATATTCAAATGGAACTGTCAGCTTACTGTCATCAAAGAGATTTTTCTTTGAGCCAAGAGCATTGATGATTGTATCAGCTTCGATTGTTATATCTGCTCCGTCTTTTGTATTCGTTGCAAAAATCACATTATTTTCAATAGATTTTACTTTTGTATTTACATATTGTTTCACATCATGCTCTTCAAAATCTTTCATAATCAGCGGCATTACTGTCTCAGATTCTCC
This Ruminococcus hominis DNA region includes the following protein-coding sequences:
- a CDS encoding carbamoyl phosphate synthase small subunit — its product is MKAFLILEDGTVFTGTSIGSTKDMISEIVFNTSMTGYLEVLTDPSYAGQAVVMTYPLIGNYGITPDMESRKAWPDGYIVKELSRIPSNFRCQGTIQDFLKEQDIPGIAGIDTRALTKVLREKGTMNGMITTNENYNLEEILPKLKAYTVGDVVSKVTCDEKYTLEGTGKKVALLDLGAKNNIAKSLNERGCEVTVYPAHTTAEEIISSNPDGIMLSNGPGDPADCTSIIEEIKKLYNTDIPIFAICLGHQLMALATGASTHKLKYGHRGGNHPVKDLQTGRVYISSQNHGYVVDAENVDSNIAVPAFVNVNDGTNEGLAYVGKNIFTVQFHPEACPGPQDSGYLFDRFINMMGGVK
- a CDS encoding NAD(P)H-dependent flavin oxidoreductase; this encodes MNKIREKFPSLKIGGKEARIPIIQGGMGVGVSRSSLAGAVAKEGGVGIISTAQIGYDEEGFEKDQAKANLKAIRKHIERAKEIAKDENGECHGLIGVNVMVALKHYQEHVKAAVEAGSDVIICGAGLPLELPELVKGSETKIAPIVSSARACRLIFRQWDRKYKRTADFIVVEGPAAGGHLGFHMDELEEYGYLQKKDKESMEQANEKGQAAMDEEIQKIIKLKKEYEEKYQCNIPVIMAGGVFEYKDVKHAFELGADGVQVASRFVATYECDASEAYKQAYLHAKEEDVQIIKSPVGLPGRAVRNAFVEKTEKEKCKIQKCYQCLAKCNPAEVPYCITKALVDAVKGDVEHGLIFCGSNVGKIQEMMHVEDVIKELTGEIER
- a CDS encoding MATE family efflux transporter — encoded protein: MVMDLTKEHPDKTLWKFLLPMMISVMFQQFYNIADSVIVGRFAGEDALAAVGASYPITIIFMAFAVGMNLGTSVVVSRLFGAGDKKGVKRAVTTALTACLLLSMILCIFGVFCCRWMMSAIHTPENIMAEGILYLRIYVFGFFFLMFYNVCTGVFTAWGDSKTPLYFLIGSSIGNIILDYIFVAKLYWGVAGVAWATFIAQGGAAIFALVTMSVRLRHISNEKQPFVDKHLLWQIIEIAVPSIIQQSVLSVGNLFVQDIVNRFGSSVIAGYSGAIKLNTFAINTFMCLGSCLSSYTAQNIGAGKQERIPLGFKTGVKLSEITVIPFFILYFIFSRQMMGLFLDDGSMEAIQAGIAFLRIVSPLYFIIAVKLMTDGIIRGAGAMMYFIIATVPDLILRICFALVLSSRFGSTGIWMAWPFGWIVATVLTIVFYQKVKNGKVKE
- a CDS encoding type III pantothenate kinase, with product MILAIDIGNTNIVLGCVDNQKTYFIERLATNKTKMELEYAIDIKMVLDIHEIDVETLDGAIICSVVPQITYVVKEAAEKILKRETLVIGPGVKTGLNILIDNPSQLGSDLVAGAVAAIAQYPTPLAVCDLGTATTVCVIDAKKNYLGGMIYPGINVSLNALTSNASQLQGIGLEAPKKIIGKNTIDCMKSGVIYSNAAALDGIIDRLEEELGQSITVIATGGLANKVVPYCKRKMIIDEELLLKGLQIIYEKNRK
- a CDS encoding AAA family ATPase; this encodes MPVFDFNDTTDAKNKSICTYTTFQSSESDPSPEKPIMLLDNTSRKWEHYSCGVFTNPVKRTSFEFDTEEGTYTADILQIDSRFVSLLKWLGQNHINVRLSGENRPDGYAIYRIREIAFGGGTKLSAEDGFLQFMIDRLLASSAPTEEAEDEEAMEDGDEMKLTSLQSITDFMTCAGRTLPDNIRLWARRNLAVARSHEVSPEERRHAQRALSIMMNIQWKNNYFEAIDPVEARRILDEELYGMERVKQRIIETIIQINRTHTLPAYGLLLIGPAGTGKSQIAYAVARILKLPWSSLDMSSINDPEQLTGSSRIYSNAKPGIIMDAFSMAGESNLVFIINELDKASSGKGNGNPADVLLTLLDNLGFTDNYLECMIPTSGVYPIATANDKDQISAPLMSRFAVIELPDYTIEEKKVIFSKFALPKILKRIGLKENECIIPSDALDEIMKIYTNTSGIRDLEQAAEHIAAHTLYQIEVNHVTSVTFTADMIRKLLV
- a CDS encoding peptidoglycan-binding domain-containing protein — encoded protein: MLVKMMQEGVQRNKDQAVDRGRLQINVTSEITAYPIENATISISYTGVPNSTLEQLQTNQVGQTEVVELDAPPLEYSLDQTIEEQPYSEYTLQVNAPGFEPISIAGAEILADVTALQDVRLHPLIEDAEPEVYVIPAHTLYGEYPPKIPEDEIKPIDESGEIVLSRVVIPEYVIVHDGSPRDSTATNYYVKYKDYIKNVASSEIYATWTENAIRANVLAIMSFTLNRVYTEYYRNRGYDFTITSSTAFDHKWIPNRNYFDTISTIVDELFADYLSRPNVRQPILTQYCDGRRVQCPNWLTQWGSQSLGEQGYSAIEILRYYYGDDIYINTAQEVSGVPSSWPGYDLENGASGEKVRQIQEQLNVVAEAYPLIPKIAVDGIYGPATAEAVRVFQSVFGLPQTGVVDYRTWYKISEIYVGVSRIAELR